From a single Peromyscus maniculatus bairdii isolate BWxNUB_F1_BW_parent chromosome 4, HU_Pman_BW_mat_3.1, whole genome shotgun sequence genomic region:
- the Cercam gene encoding inactive glycosyltransferase 25 family member 3: MSVAWLLPLLLLLGPRLQAAGVMESMLPTVVLAILARNAEHSLPHYLGALERLDYPRARLALWCATDHNVDNTTEMLQEWLAAVGRDYAAVVWKPEEEARPYPDEQSPKHWTKERHQYLMELKQEALTFARAWGADYILFADTDNILTNNQTLRLLTERHLPVVAPMLDSQTYYSNFWCGITPQGYYRRTAEYFPTKNRQRQGCFRVPMVHSTFLVSLKTEETARLAFYPPHPNYTWPFDDIIVFAYACQAAGVSVHVCNDHRYGYMNVAVKAHQGLEEEKANFIHLILEALVDGPPMLASAHVSRPLKKPNKMGFDEVFVISLARRPQRRARMLSSLWEMEISAQVVDAVDGRTLNSSILKRLGVDLLPGYQDPYSGRTLTKGEVGCFLSHYSIWEEVAVRGLARVVVFEDDVRFEDNFRRRLERLMEDVVTQKLSWDLIYLGRKQVNPEEEVAVEGLPGLVVAGYSYWTLAYTLSLAGARKLLASQPLRRMLPVDEFLPVMFDQHPNDQYKAHFWPRDLQAFSAQPLLASPTHYAGDAEWLSDTETSSPWDDDSGRLVSWTGSQKTLRGPHLHLAGSSRYSPHPHPRDEL; this comes from the exons ATGAGTGTTGCCTGGCTCCTacctctgctgctcctgctggGGCCCCGGCTCCAGGCTGCGGGTGTCATGGAGTCAATGCTGCCCACGGTGGTCCTTGCTATCCTGGCCCGCAATGCCGAACACTCTCTGCCTCACTACCTGGGCGCACTGGAGCGCCTGGACTATCCCCGGGCCAGGCTGGCCCTCTG GTGTGCCACCGACCACAACGTGGACAACACCACAGAGATGCTACAGGAGTGGCTGGCTGCAGTGGGCCGTGACTATGCAGCCGTGGTCTGGAAGCCGGAGGAGGAGGCCAG GCCCTACCCAGATGAACAGAGTCCCAAGCACTGGACCAAAGAAAGGCACCAGTATTTGAtggagctgaagcaggaagccCTGACCTTTGCCAGGGCCTGGGGAGCCGACTACATCCTG TTCGCAGACACAGACAACATTCTCACCAACAACCAGACACTGCGGCTCCTCACAGAGCGGCACCTGCCAGTGGTGGCCCCAATGCTGGACTCCCAGACCTATTATTCCAACTTCTGGTGTGGGATCACTCCACAG GGCTACTATCGCCGCACAGCTGAATACTTCCCTACCAAGAACCGCCAGCGCCAGGGCTGCTTCCGGGTCCCCATGGTCCACTCTaccttcctggtgtccttgaagaCGGAGGAAACAGCCCGGCTTGCTTTCTACCCGCCTCATCCCAACTATACTTGGCCTTTTGATGACATCATCGTCTTCGCCTACGCCTGCCAGGCTGCTG GGGTCTCAGTGCATGTGTGCAATGACCATCGTTACGGGTACATGAATGTGGCGGTGAAGGCCCACCAGgggctggaagaagagaaggcCAACTTCATCCACCTGATTTTGGAAGCACTAG TGGATGGGCCCCCCATGCTGGCCTCAGCTCATGTGTCTCGGCCCCTAAAGAAGCCCAACAAGATGGGATTTGATGAA GTCTTTGTCATCAGCCTGGCCCGCAGACCCCAGCGCCGGGCTCGGATGCTGAGCTCTCTCTGGGAGATGGAGATCTCTGCCCAAGTGGTAGATGCTGTGGACGGCAG GACACTCAACAGCAGTATCCTTAAGCGCCTGGGTGTGGACCTGCTCCCTGGCTACCAGGACCCCTACTCGGGCCGCACACTGACCAAGGGTGAGGTGGGCTGTTTCCTCAGCCACTACTCCATCTGGGAAGAG GTGGCTGTCAGGGGCCTGGCCAGGGTTGTGGTGTTTGAGGATGACGTACGCTTTGAGGACAACTTCCGGAGGCGGCTGGAACGGCTGATGGAGGATGTGGTGACTCAGAAGCTGTCATGGGACTTGAT CTACCTTGGCCGGAAGCAGGTGAACCCTGAGGAGGAGGTGGCTGTGGAGGGTCTGCCTGGTCTGGTGGTGGCCGGATACTCCTATTGGACACTAGCATACACCTTGAGTCTGGCAGGCGCCCGCAAACTGTTAGCCTCTCAGCCTCTGCGACGCATGCTACCTGTGGATGAGTTCCTGCCTGTCATGTTTGATCAGCACCCAAA TGACCAGTACAAGGCACACTTCTGGCCTCGGGACCTCCAAGCCTTCTCAGCCCAGCCTCTGCTTGCCTCCCCCACCCACTATGCGGGAGATGCTGAATGGCTCAGTGACACAGAGACGTCTTCCCCCTGGGACGATGACAGCGGCCGCCTCGTTAGCTGGACTGGCTCTCAAAAGACGCTTCGTGGCCCCCACCTGCACCTGGCTGGCAGCAGTAGATATAGCCCCCATCCTCACCCCAGGGATGAGCTCTAG